Genomic segment of Serinicoccus hydrothermalis:
TCACCCGCACCGTGCTGATGCGGTTGGCCGGCGAGCTGGCGGCCTCCGGCGAGCCGGTGGTGGACGTCGAGCGGTCGGTGCGCTCGCTCGGCGCCCGCGCCGGTCATCCCGGTGTGCAGGTGGCCGCCAGCCCGACGGCCGTCTTCCTCAGCCTCAGCGCAGGGACGCCCGCGTCCATCGCCCCGGTGCCAGGCCCGCTGCGACTGGACCAGTGCGCCGCCGTGCACGCGGTGCGCCACTTCGTGGAGACCGGCCGCCTCACGCTGGCGGAGGCGGGCACCGAGCTCGACAGCATCCGCGCCCTGCCGCACCCCTACCGGCCCTGGGTGCGCCACCTGGGCATGATGGTGGTCTCGGTCGGCCTCTCGCTCATCCTCCAGCCCGGACTGCCGAACGTCGCCGTCGCCGCGCTCGGCTCCCTGCTGGTGAGCCTGCTCCTCACCCAGGCCGGCAGGCATACCCTTCTCGGGTCATTGCTCCCATCGCTGGCCGCCTTCGTCGCCTCCCTGTTGGCCTTCAGCGGATACCAGCTCGGCCTGCTGGACGGACCGCTGCGGACGCTCATCTGCCCGCTGGCCGTGCTCCTGCCCGGTGCGCTGCTCGTCACCGGGGTCAGCGAGCTGGCGTAGGGGGCGATGGTCGCCGGGACGTCCCGCGTGTTCTACGGGACCGTGCAGCTCGGTCTGTTCTCCCTCGGTGTCGTCGCCGCCTCGATGGTCCTCGGGGTC
This window contains:
- a CDS encoding threonine/serine exporter family protein codes for the protein MPDHPPEPQQALLTRTVLMRLAGELAASGEPVVDVERSVRSLGARAGHPGVQVAASPTAVFLSLSAGTPASIAPVPGPLRLDQCAAVHAVRHFVETGRLTLAEAGTELDSIRALPHPYRPWVRHLGMMVVSVGLSLILQPGLPNVAVAALGSLLVSLLLTQAGRHTLLGSLLPSLAAFVASLLAFSGYQLGLLDGPLRTLICPLAVLLPGALLVTGVSELA